In one Thermodesulfobium acidiphilum genomic region, the following are encoded:
- a CDS encoding PAS domain-containing protein encodes MMFLRLIREILFCKKAIHCLEIFKWFLLLLFILMVLSNFRAYSQGLSSKKVLILNSYSPDYIWAVEEQKGILQELSDKSPSPQIFIENMDVKRFNTKNYFEDFSNLFIKKYRGFKFDAIIATDDPAFIFALQERGQFGNPPIFFCGVNTYSDDIKGFVPDRIYGVKEEEDLESTLSLMLKLFPNTKKILGIADANDAAYFKKQFDNFFVSHKDILNEYFVSNNLERIINKINSEPSGTLVLDLITHSIDKYGSDLIGSTPTIELSKRVNIPIFGMFDYQLGNGIVGGMITSGFDQGKIVGKLVYQYLFNNGTGWENSKIVDSSESNYYAFDENFLKKFNIKRSQLPLNSKIINHHETLFERYSKAILYFSVVAFLLLLIIVLLVVVLIQKRREFRKLSESEKYFRLLLENSSDIILVVDADGEILFENDSIAMLFSDINDIEAKNFLNFLENGERERFKLLFEKIVVTEKDSIFPFKFYISTKSGAKIVFEGKAKKVSIKEEDFILLTISEVTEKERIHNSLREREEDYDILFNNINDIVLVVDSDYRIIKSNNELYRTFGYKPEDVINKEIINFVHPEDKGYVKSLIERIQKENITSLSFEIKAVDAKNHIKILDIKTNTIYKNSKKLIFVVCRDITEKKRSEEAFIQKQRELNILLDSLPGYIYYKNKEGIYVFVNNNFSKMLGKDRKEIIGHTDYEIFGKEQAEKNLELDRMTVRLGMVHFQEEVLRKPNGESISVLTQKVPIFDENRNLQGLISLSYDITELKSAYNLVKNIEEKYFEIISLIDEVIFELDYSGRFSFISDRIYNYTNLYPKDFLNKFFVDFSSPAEKEKLTLFFMSMLKGDKKSAVFEIDIRNDKDEYIKFEMKIFAKYEGKVFKGALGSLRKI; translated from the coding sequence ATGATGTTCTTGCGCCTTATTCGTGAGATTTTGTTTTGTAAAAAGGCAATCCACTGCCTAGAAATATTTAAATGGTTTTTACTACTTTTGTTTATTCTTATGGTTTTGTCTAATTTTCGTGCTTACTCTCAGGGTTTATCATCTAAGAAGGTTTTAATATTGAACTCTTATAGTCCTGATTATATTTGGGCTGTGGAAGAACAAAAGGGAATTTTACAAGAATTAAGCGATAAATCTCCATCCCCTCAAATATTTATTGAAAACATGGACGTTAAAAGATTTAACACAAAGAACTATTTTGAAGATTTTTCTAACCTCTTCATAAAGAAATACAGAGGATTTAAGTTTGATGCAATAATTGCTACAGATGACCCTGCTTTTATTTTTGCACTTCAGGAGAGGGGACAGTTTGGTAATCCTCCAATATTTTTCTGTGGGGTAAATACTTATAGTGATGATATAAAAGGATTTGTTCCTGATAGAATTTACGGCGTAAAAGAAGAAGAAGACTTAGAATCTACTCTTTCCCTAATGTTAAAGCTTTTTCCGAATACAAAAAAGATTTTAGGTATTGCTGATGCAAATGATGCAGCATATTTTAAAAAACAATTTGATAACTTTTTTGTATCTCACAAGGACATACTAAACGAATATTTTGTTTCAAATAATTTGGAAAGGATAATAAATAAAATTAATTCAGAGCCCAGTGGTACCCTTGTGCTAGATTTGATAACTCACAGTATAGATAAATACGGCAGCGACTTAATCGGATCTACTCCTACAATAGAGCTTTCTAAGCGTGTAAACATACCAATTTTTGGGATGTTTGATTATCAATTGGGTAATGGAATAGTGGGTGGGATGATTACCAGCGGGTTTGATCAGGGCAAAATTGTAGGAAAATTAGTTTACCAATATCTTTTTAATAATGGCACAGGATGGGAGAATTCTAAAATTGTGGATAGCTCTGAGTCAAACTACTATGCCTTTGACGAAAATTTCTTAAAAAAATTTAATATAAAAAGAAGCCAGTTACCTCTCAATAGCAAGATAATAAATCATCACGAAACTCTTTTTGAAAGGTATTCAAAGGCTATCCTTTACTTTTCTGTAGTGGCTTTCTTGCTGCTATTAATCATCGTCTTGCTTGTGGTTGTTTTGATTCAAAAAAGGCGCGAATTCAGGAAGCTTTCTGAGAGTGAGAAATATTTTAGACTTCTTCTTGAAAACTCAAGCGATATTATACTGGTTGTAGATGCTGACGGAGAAATACTTTTTGAAAACGATTCTATTGCAATGCTATTTTCTGATATTAATGACATTGAGGCCAAAAATTTCTTGAACTTTTTAGAAAATGGTGAGAGAGAAAGGTTTAAATTATTGTTTGAAAAAATTGTAGTTACCGAAAAAGATTCTATATTTCCCTTTAAATTTTATATTAGTACAAAAAGTGGAGCAAAAATTGTATTTGAAGGGAAAGCAAAGAAGGTTTCTATTAAAGAAGAAGATTTTATATTGCTAACGATCTCTGAGGTTACAGAAAAGGAGAGAATTCACAACTCTCTTAGAGAAAGAGAAGAGGACTATGATATATTGTTTAACAATATAAATGACATTGTATTAGTGGTTGATTCGGATTATAGGATTATAAAGTCAAATAATGAGCTTTACAGAACTTTTGGGTATAAACCTGAAGATGTAATTAATAAAGAAATAATAAACTTTGTACATCCTGAAGACAAAGGATATGTAAAGTCTCTAATTGAAAGAATTCAGAAAGAAAATATAACAAGTCTATCCTTTGAAATCAAAGCAGTTGATGCAAAAAACCATATTAAAATCCTTGATATTAAGACCAATACTATATACAAAAATTCTAAGAAATTGATTTTTGTTGTTTGTAGAGATATAACAGAAAAGAAACGTTCGGAAGAAGCTTTTATTCAAAAACAAAGAGAGCTAAACATCCTTCTTGATAGTTTGCCGGGTTATATTTATTACAAAAATAAGGAAGGCATATATGTTTTTGTAAACAATAATTTTTCTAAAATGTTGGGGAAGGATAGAAAAGAGATTATTGGTCACACTGATTATGAAATATTTGGTAAAGAACAGGCAGAGAAGAATCTTGAATTAGACAGAATGACTGTAAGACTTGGTATGGTTCATTTTCAGGAGGAGGTGCTTAGAAAACCCAATGGCGAATCTATAAGCGTTCTTACTCAAAAGGTACCAATTTTTGATGAGAATAGAAACCTTCAAGGGCTAATAAGCTTAAGCTACGACATTACCGAGCTAAAGAGTGCTTATAACCTGGTAAAGAATATTGAAGAAAAATACTTTGAAATAATTAGTCTAATAGATGAAGTAATATTTGAACTTGACTATTCTGGGAGATTTAGTTTTATAAGTGACAGAATATATAATTATACTAACCTTTACCCAAAAGATTTTCTTAATAAATTTTTTGTTGACTTCTCATCCCCTGCCGAGAAAGAAAAGCTTACTCTTTTTTTTATGTCGATGTTAAAAGGAGATAAAAAAAGTGCTGTTTTTGAGATTGATATCAGAAATGATAAAGATGAATACATAAAATTCGAAATGAAAATATTCGCAAAATATGAAGGTAAGGTTTTTAAAGGTGCTCTGGGAAGTCTGAGAAAAATTTAG
- a CDS encoding sensor histidine kinase: protein MKISFKIAISVILPSLICTLALLLFMKYTLTQNLLENLNKRMQTTCSDIEYSIIDSIATNNSIEANRILKNIKQQNKEIVYIYIQRPFGRILASTFDDGFPTELLSLKNPNEKLVRIFKTKDNTIYDLNYPLLGGSFGTIHIGYTHNLIKDRINNFILQSLLFSFIVIVISLMFFLFLTRSIVRNINKLIYLTKRVSVGDFDTRVDIRSKDELELLAKSMNSMANDLKIHRIERLKMEERLKKEEEEKKRKELLRREISSLEKERKRISMEIHDGVMQTLASGQINLFHVINSDKIPEDLRDRLKISYNIFKDATNDLRNLTINLRPRILEEVGLKRSIETLLERAEQSNNLDVELIYDIRSKLQDYVELSLFRIIQEAINNVIKHANASFISVIVKENNDRIELTIEDNGSGFEINYEDKKYTNSFGIIDMKERAESLGGTLNIEKKEEGGTKIYASIPFKKEDFNS, encoded by the coding sequence ATGAAAATAAGTTTTAAAATTGCTATATCTGTCATTTTGCCATCTCTTATATGCACGCTCGCGCTTTTACTATTTATGAAATATACTCTAACCCAGAATCTTCTCGAAAATTTAAATAAAAGAATGCAAACCACTTGTTCAGATATTGAATATTCAATCATAGATAGCATCGCCACAAATAATAGTATCGAAGCCAACAGAATTCTAAAAAACATAAAGCAACAAAACAAGGAGATTGTATACATCTATATTCAGAGACCATTTGGCAGAATTCTTGCATCAACATTTGATGACGGTTTCCCAACAGAATTACTTAGTCTTAAGAATCCCAACGAAAAATTAGTAAGGATATTCAAGACTAAAGATAATACAATATACGATCTTAATTACCCGCTTTTAGGGGGCAGTTTTGGAACAATTCATATTGGATATACTCATAACTTAATAAAAGATAGAATCAACAATTTTATTCTTCAATCTCTATTGTTTAGTTTCATAGTGATTGTCATTTCTTTAATGTTCTTTCTCTTTTTAACCCGATCAATAGTTAGAAATATAAACAAGCTAATTTATCTTACAAAAAGAGTATCAGTTGGAGATTTTGATACAAGAGTTGATATAAGATCTAAAGATGAATTAGAGCTACTTGCTAAGTCTATGAATTCTATGGCAAACGACTTGAAAATTCATAGAATTGAAAGATTAAAGATGGAAGAAAGACTTAAGAAGGAAGAAGAAGAGAAGAAAAGGAAAGAACTTTTAAGAAGGGAGATTTCCTCTTTGGAAAAAGAAAGGAAAAGGATTTCTATGGAAATACACGATGGAGTTATGCAAACTCTAGCTTCAGGACAGATTAACCTCTTTCACGTTATAAATAGCGACAAAATTCCAGAAGATCTCAGAGATCGATTAAAAATTTCATATAACATTTTTAAGGATGCTACAAATGACCTGAGAAACCTGACAATAAATCTTAGGCCTCGTATATTAGAAGAAGTTGGTCTAAAAAGATCTATAGAAACGCTCCTTGAAAGAGCAGAACAAAGCAATAATCTTGATGTAGAATTAATTTATGATATTAGATCAAAACTCCAGGATTACGTTGAATTGTCTTTGTTCAGGATAATCCAGGAAGCCATAAATAACGTAATAAAACACGCTAACGCTAGCTTCATAAGCGTCATTGTTAAAGAAAATAATGATAGAATAGAATTAACAATAGAAGATAATGGTTCAGGATTCGAAATCAATTACGAAGACAAAAAATATACCAACAGTTTTGGTATTATAGATATGAAAGAAAGGGCAGAAAGCCTTGGGGGAACATTAAACATAGAAAAAAAGGAAGAAGGTGGCACAAAAATTTATGCAAGCATCCCATTCAAAAAAGAAGATTTTAATAGTTGA
- a CDS encoding SpoIVB peptidase S55 domain-containing protein, producing MRRLIGFFIVIFLLSGSCANAIQVGDIGIAKTTIRGSEISTFNVEIIGIVNNPGLYPSYLIKVWGKAIDSTGGIAEGMSGSPVYIDGKLIGAISATFQNADPHIGLVTPIEAMRTLWNYEENSPTISKLEKPLIIDNKIYTAVSRVPMKESNVLVERPCVLYYEKGFSGRVLSLLKKEMPLVSDVSSETSHEWTAQPGASIAVQFARGSVELGAVGTLTEIDGNKILAFGHPATDAGNVDYFLSSAYTYYTIKSQVLPFKVASIISPVGKVVQDRTYGIAAYLGTLPPTTTIDVNVNSNGEHSFFVQLPESEDMLLKYASKVVLQCLDDSLLSQHGGSSTVDITLRLSDGTSIERKNMYSDPDDISYKSVLELDEMLYKLLTNPLKKVVPEYIGFKINMSNKIKSAQIDKINMENFVKKSRPIKFDVSLRPYREELYKEQISIDPSLPKGSYTMIVTGSNESSSQRTKASENASNKPKEEVVETFGELVKSITNKPKNNQLVVEIYSSHVSLDQEKPEPIFKKYIDLPWVINGIATKTFEVR from the coding sequence TTGAGGAGGTTAATTGGGTTCTTTATTGTAATATTTTTATTGAGTGGTTCATGTGCTAATGCAATTCAGGTTGGTGATATTGGAATCGCAAAGACTACCATTAGGGGTTCTGAAATTTCAACTTTTAATGTAGAAATAATTGGTATAGTTAACAATCCCGGTTTATATCCTTCTTATTTAATAAAAGTTTGGGGGAAAGCTATTGATTCTACTGGTGGTATTGCTGAAGGTATGAGCGGAAGCCCTGTTTATATCGACGGGAAATTGATAGGCGCTATTTCTGCTACATTTCAAAATGCAGATCCACATATTGGACTGGTTACACCAATAGAAGCTATGAGAACCCTTTGGAATTATGAAGAAAATTCTCCTACAATAAGTAAATTAGAAAAACCACTTATTATAGATAACAAAATTTATACTGCAGTCTCCAGAGTACCGATGAAAGAAAGCAATGTCCTGGTTGAACGACCTTGTGTTTTGTATTATGAAAAAGGCTTCTCTGGGAGAGTGCTATCTCTTCTTAAAAAGGAAATGCCTCTAGTTTCAGACGTTTCATCTGAAACATCTCACGAGTGGACAGCCCAGCCAGGAGCTTCTATTGCAGTTCAGTTTGCGAGGGGTTCGGTAGAGTTGGGTGCTGTAGGAACTCTTACTGAAATTGATGGCAATAAGATTTTGGCTTTTGGTCACCCTGCTACAGATGCTGGTAATGTAGATTATTTCTTGTCTTCAGCTTATACGTACTATACTATAAAAAGTCAAGTTTTGCCATTCAAAGTTGCTTCTATAATTTCTCCTGTAGGGAAAGTTGTGCAGGATAGAACTTATGGTATAGCGGCTTATCTTGGAACTTTGCCTCCTACTACTACTATTGACGTAAACGTTAATTCAAATGGAGAGCATAGTTTTTTTGTTCAATTGCCAGAAAGTGAGGATATGCTTTTAAAATACGCTTCCAAAGTCGTATTACAATGCTTAGACGATTCACTTTTAAGTCAACACGGCGGTTCTAGCACAGTTGATATAACCTTAAGGCTTTCTGATGGAACTAGTATAGAAAGGAAGAACATGTATTCTGATCCTGATGACATATCATATAAAAGCGTTCTTGAATTAGACGAAATGTTGTATAAATTGTTAACCAATCCTTTAAAGAAGGTGGTCCCTGAATATATTGGTTTTAAAATAAATATGTCAAATAAAATAAAGAGTGCTCAAATTGATAAAATCAATATGGAAAATTTTGTAAAGAAATCCAGACCTATTAAATTTGACGTTTCTTTAAGACCTTACAGAGAAGAACTTTACAAAGAACAAATTTCAATTGACCCAAGTCTTCCTAAGGGAAGTTATACTATGATTGTGACTGGGAGTAATGAGTCAAGTTCTCAAAGAACAAAAGCTTCTGAGAATGCTTCAAATAAACCGAAGGAAGAGGTTGTTGAAACGTTTGGTGAGCTTGTTAAATCTATTACGAATAAGCCAAAAAATAACCAGTTAGTCGTAGAAATTTATTCTTCTCATGTTTCTTTGGATCAGGAAAAACCTGAACCAATTTTTAAGAAATATATAGATTTACCCTGGGTAATAAACGGCATTGCTACAAAAACTTTTGAAGTAAGGTAG
- a CDS encoding PhnD/SsuA/transferrin family substrate-binding protein: protein MDYRGTIREKFLSYKDILFMLFFIVLLFIVGAFFIINVNFFPSPSSNLDLTKKSLPIYTENEPNTIGIVVSSTLPIEEITLIYKPLITYLSKATNKHIVLFTRKTYSEALDSILAGDAQIGIIGSGAFYVDKNELDLLAVPMINNKTYYKSYVIAQKNNIKNLFDLKGKTIAFTDPHSFAGYIVLENYLKKNGLNLNFFSKHFFTFSVSSSIDALKEGLADAATIDSNTYEQLKEKNPEISNTLHIIWESPIEIPNPPVIVIKNMDYRTKIQFQKLFLDMDNSIEGKKVLNILGYDKYVEVNSNFFEPISEWLGKNNENKF, encoded by the coding sequence ATGGACTATAGAGGTACCATAAGAGAAAAATTTTTAAGTTACAAAGACATACTCTTTATGTTATTTTTCATAGTTTTATTGTTTATCGTTGGTGCTTTTTTTATTATTAACGTTAATTTTTTTCCTAGCCCCTCCTCAAATTTGGATCTAACTAAAAAGTCTCTTCCTATTTATACTGAAAATGAACCAAACACAATTGGTATAGTCGTATCTTCCACATTACCAATCGAGGAAATTACCTTAATTTACAAACCCCTTATAACATATCTTTCAAAGGCAACAAATAAACATATTGTTCTTTTTACAAGAAAGACCTATTCTGAAGCGCTTGATTCTATTCTCGCAGGTGATGCACAAATTGGCATAATAGGTTCAGGTGCCTTTTATGTTGACAAAAACGAGTTAGATTTGCTCGCAGTACCCATGATAAACAATAAAACATATTACAAATCATATGTAATAGCCCAAAAAAACAATATAAAAAATTTGTTTGACTTAAAAGGAAAAACAATTGCATTCACCGATCCACATTCCTTTGCCGGGTATATTGTATTAGAAAATTATCTTAAAAAAAATGGTTTAAACCTTAACTTTTTCTCAAAACATTTTTTTACTTTTAGTGTCAGCTCTTCAATTGATGCTTTAAAGGAGGGCCTGGCTGATGCGGCTACTATTGACAGCAATACATATGAACAATTAAAAGAAAAAAATCCAGAAATATCAAATACATTACATATAATATGGGAATCTCCAATTGAGATTCCAAATCCTCCTGTAATAGTCATAAAAAATATGGATTACAGAACAAAAATTCAATTTCAAAAACTTTTTTTGGATATGGACAACAGCATAGAGGGGAAAAAGGTTCTCAATATTTTGGGTTACGATAAGTATGTTGAAGTAAATAGTAATTTTTTTGAACCAATTTCGGAATGGCTTGGCAAAAATAATGAAAATAAGTTTTAA
- a CDS encoding sulfite exporter TauE/SafE family protein, which produces MVENSMGILSNFITLDPANMLFLLFVGFVGGLVSGFIGSGGAFVLTPGMMSIGVPGTIAVASNMCHKFPKAMVGAYKRWKYGQVDIKLGLIMAISAILGVQVGIQIQEAILKTWGNAGSNLYVSTMFIIVLTVVGSYVFKDALNMAKSKNTKEETTALAKRIQSINIPPMIYFDKIGTKISFWVTFPIGFCTGLLAATIAVGGFIGVPGMIYILGVTSTVGTATELVIAFVMGLVGSVKWAMSGMIDIRLTLIILAGSLIGVQIGAAATTFVKPYLIKFVMGFIMLLVAGSRILAVPQYLNELNIIHLEKQALNALDQTSFMIMSLTLLAGAIIIVFSMVRGKREFKSANAIAQVKVND; this is translated from the coding sequence ATGGTAGAAAATTCTATGGGAATTTTATCGAACTTTATTACTCTTGACCCAGCAAATATGCTGTTCTTGCTGTTTGTAGGTTTTGTTGGAGGACTGGTTAGCGGCTTTATAGGTTCTGGTGGTGCATTTGTTCTAACACCTGGAATGATGAGTATTGGAGTGCCAGGAACAATAGCAGTTGCAAGTAACATGTGTCACAAGTTTCCAAAGGCAATGGTCGGAGCTTACAAGAGATGGAAGTATGGCCAGGTAGATATAAAGTTAGGGCTTATTATGGCAATATCAGCTATACTTGGAGTTCAAGTAGGCATCCAGATTCAAGAAGCAATATTAAAGACCTGGGGGAATGCAGGATCAAATCTTTACGTAAGCACCATGTTTATAATCGTTTTAACAGTGGTTGGCTCATATGTATTTAAGGATGCACTAAATATGGCAAAATCAAAGAACACAAAGGAAGAGACTACTGCCCTTGCAAAGAGGATACAAAGCATAAATATACCACCAATGATATACTTTGATAAGATTGGGACAAAAATATCCTTCTGGGTTACCTTCCCAATAGGATTTTGTACAGGACTTCTTGCGGCCACAATAGCAGTAGGAGGCTTCATCGGAGTTCCTGGAATGATCTATATATTGGGCGTAACAAGCACTGTAGGCACAGCAACAGAATTAGTAATAGCATTTGTGATGGGTCTTGTTGGGTCTGTAAAGTGGGCGATGAGCGGAATGATAGATATTAGATTGACTCTTATAATTCTTGCAGGATCTTTAATAGGAGTGCAAATTGGAGCTGCTGCTACTACATTTGTAAAGCCATATCTTATAAAGTTTGTAATGGGCTTCATAATGCTCTTAGTTGCTGGTTCAAGAATCCTTGCAGTTCCTCAATATCTAAATGAACTAAACATAATCCATCTTGAGAAGCAGGCCTTGAACGCATTAGATCAAACTAGTTTTATGATAATGAGTCTAACGCTTCTTGCTGGAGCAATAATAATAGTATTTAGCATGGTAAGAGGAAAAAGAGAATTCAAGAGTGCAAATGCTATTGCACAGGTTAAGGTAAATGATTAA
- a CDS encoding universal stress protein, protein MTKSKNVFVVLKDRKQNQTKLIKETRDYVATNNVEKIYLLKIIDRSEDLGVFNPEAEEIIVTRAENDISKFISELGKVNCQVEGIIKIGSYQDRIEELSKQFNPEAIIVQSSKLSGIKKIFLGNTASDVINNAHCPVIIVGS, encoded by the coding sequence ATGACGAAGAGCAAGAATGTTTTTGTAGTTCTTAAGGATAGAAAGCAAAATCAGACAAAACTAATCAAAGAAACAAGAGATTATGTCGCAACAAATAACGTCGAGAAGATCTATTTGTTGAAAATTATAGACAGATCTGAAGACCTTGGCGTATTTAATCCTGAAGCAGAAGAAATTATTGTCACAAGAGCTGAAAACGATATTTCAAAGTTTATAAGTGAATTAGGCAAGGTCAATTGTCAGGTAGAAGGAATCATAAAGATTGGTTCATATCAAGACAGAATTGAAGAATTGTCAAAGCAGTTTAACCCAGAAGCAATAATAGTCCAAAGCTCCAAGTTAAGCGGCATAAAGAAAATTTTCCTTGGGAACACAGCTTCGGACGTTATAAACAACGCACACTGTCCTGTAATTATTGTCGGGTCTTAG
- a CDS encoding universal stress protein gives MYKKLLVAYDGSLSSKSALKEALVISASFDSYITIISVFDLPTEIFGISSLESEKIESELFTMLLNAFEQSKEVNKKINAFFATIAGDNATYTNIESNEKIQIPKKVNSPDHAIISFAEFLKPDLILIGTKGYNRVINVGSVTIGVIRNAPCDVLTIKNYKEGKFEEKYKNILLAFDGSETSINALKRTISIAKKFKWDITAIHVYPLLTEINLFSSVHTKEVLLQTSKHILERAREIAYKENYPIYTHSGGFGDPAQYIVNYAIEENYDLVVLGTQNPNTVKKVLIGSIAYRIISEADFPVYCIPTKSSKKVL, from the coding sequence ATGTACAAGAAATTATTGGTTGCATATGACGGTTCATTAAGTAGCAAAAGCGCGCTGAAGGAGGCACTGGTAATAAGTGCCTCCTTTGATTCCTATATAACGATCATAAGCGTATTTGACTTGCCCACAGAGATATTCGGCATTTCATCACTAGAATCAGAAAAAATAGAATCTGAATTATTTACAATGCTTTTAAATGCTTTTGAACAATCAAAAGAAGTAAATAAAAAAATAAACGCCTTCTTTGCTACAATTGCTGGAGACAACGCAACTTATACAAATATTGAATCAAACGAAAAAATTCAAATACCCAAAAAGGTAAATTCACCAGATCACGCAATAATATCCTTTGCAGAGTTTCTAAAACCTGATCTAATATTAATAGGCACGAAAGGATATAACAGAGTAATAAATGTTGGAAGCGTAACAATAGGCGTTATTAGAAATGCCCCTTGTGATGTACTAACTATAAAAAATTATAAGGAAGGAAAGTTCGAAGAAAAATATAAAAATATACTTCTTGCATTTGATGGTTCTGAAACTTCAATTAACGCACTAAAAAGAACTATTAGCATAGCAAAAAAGTTTAAATGGGATATTACGGCAATTCACGTCTATCCTCTTCTTACAGAAATAAACCTCTTTTCAAGCGTTCACACAAAAGAAGTTTTGCTTCAAACTTCAAAACATATTCTAGAAAGAGCAAGAGAAATTGCTTACAAAGAAAATTATCCTATTTATACGCACTCGGGGGGATTTGGTGATCCTGCACAATATATTGTTAATTATGCTATAGAAGAAAATTATGATCTGGTCGTTTTAGGAACACAAAATCCAAATACCGTAAAAAAGGTTCTTATAGGTAGCATTGCATATAGAATTATTTCGGAAGCTGATTTTCCTGTATATTGTATTCCCACAAAAAGCTCAAAAAAAGTATTGTAA
- a CDS encoding thioesterase family protein, with product MIEVGLSAEIETIVTDNDTAAFYGSGLVNVLSTPRIVSLLEGAAVEAIKNKLATGDTSVGTLINIEHIAPTPVGMKVWAKAKLVKVDGRKLTFEVSARDERELVARGTHERFIVNFNRFMEKARSKKNSL from the coding sequence ATGATAGAGGTTGGATTAAGTGCAGAAATTGAAACGATAGTTACTGATAATGATACAGCAGCATTTTATGGCAGCGGACTGGTTAACGTTTTGTCTACACCAAGAATAGTTAGTCTTCTTGAGGGTGCTGCAGTAGAAGCTATTAAGAACAAGCTAGCTACAGGTGATACTTCTGTTGGGACATTGATTAATATAGAACACATCGCTCCTACGCCCGTAGGAATGAAGGTTTGGGCAAAAGCAAAACTTGTCAAAGTAGACGGCAGAAAGCTAACGTTTGAGGTTTCTGCAAGAGACGAAAGAGAGCTAGTTGCAAGAGGAACTCATGAGAGATTTATTGTAAATTTCAATAGGTTCATGGAAAAAGCGAGATCTAAAAAAAATAGTTTATAA
- a CDS encoding response regulator transcription factor, which translates to MQASHSKKKILIVDDHALLREGLKFLISQSKEDFEVIGETPSAVETLKLVKRLRPDIVILDLSLSDGSGLDIIEPIKKISQSTKILVLSMYQDESVIVQALKEGASGFIPKSEVSEECIQALKIISNSDDLYVPASYSRVVLKGLLSDDGSKTLSSREDQVLRLLALGYSAKEIAQTLQISPKTVQTYRQRITTKLDLRRRSDIVRYAISKGLLKEEEIKGIVLPKDDELI; encoded by the coding sequence ATGCAAGCATCCCATTCAAAAAAGAAGATTTTAATAGTTGACGATCATGCACTCTTAAGAGAGGGTTTGAAATTTTTGATAAGCCAATCCAAAGAAGATTTTGAAGTTATAGGCGAAACCCCCAGTGCAGTTGAAACCTTGAAATTAGTAAAAAGGTTAAGACCAGATATCGTAATATTAGATTTGTCTTTATCTGATGGAAGTGGACTTGATATAATCGAACCAATTAAGAAAATTTCTCAAAGCACTAAAATTCTTGTTCTAAGCATGTATCAGGATGAGTCTGTGATAGTCCAGGCCTTAAAGGAGGGGGCTTCAGGTTTTATCCCAAAAAGCGAGGTATCGGAAGAGTGTATTCAGGCATTAAAAATTATTTCAAATAGCGATGATCTCTACGTACCCGCTTCATATTCCAGAGTAGTGTTGAAAGGACTCCTCTCAGATGACGGCTCTAAAACTCTTAGTTCAAGAGAAGATCAGGTACTAAGGCTATTAGCGCTAGGGTATAGTGCCAAAGAAATAGCACAAACGCTTCAAATTAGTCCCAAAACAGTTCAGACCTATAGACAAAGAATAACTACCAAGCTTGATTTGAGAAGAAGATCAGATATTGTAAGATATGCTATTTCAAAGGGACTTCTAAAAGAGGAAGAAATAAAAGGAATAGTTTTACCAAAAGATGATGAACTAATCTAA